One Brassica napus cultivar Da-Ae chromosome A1, Da-Ae, whole genome shotgun sequence genomic region harbors:
- the LOC106374920 gene encoding CASP-like protein 1F1, whose amino-acid sequence MGDNGGKRTPSMNLAVQVSMRVLVIGTALASMGLMITNHEVASVYGIAFEAKYSDSSAFRYLVYADIAISALTLFTLVWACLAVRNRGLVFALFFFDLLATLTAMSAFSAATSEGYIGKYGNTHAGWLPICGYVHGYCNRGTLSLAFSFASFLLLFILTVLTASAARHH is encoded by the exons ATGGGAGACAATGGAGGGAAAAGAACGCCGTCAATGAATCTTGCGGTTCAAGTGTCGATGAGAGTGTTAGTCATTGGCACCGCATTGGCCTCCATGGGGCTCATGATTACTAACCATGAAGTTGCCTCTGTTTATGGCATTGCTTTTGAGGCTAAATACAGCGACTCATCAGCCTTTAG GTATTTGGTGTACGCGGATATAGCTATCTCCGCCTTGACATTGTTCACGCTCGTATGGGCTTGTTTAGCTGTCCGTAACCGAGGACTTGTTTTTGCACTCTTCTTTTTTGATTTG CTTGCGACGTTGACAGCGATGTCAGCTTTCTCTGCGGCCACATCGGAGGGTTACATTGGAAAGTACGGTAACACACACGCCGGTTGGCTTCCGATCTGCGGTTATGTACATGGTTACTGCAATCGTGGGACTCTCTCACTCGCTTTTTCCTTTGCCTCTTTTCTCCTCTTGTTCATCCTTACTGTCCTAACTGCCTCCGCTGCTCGTCATCACTGA
- the LOC106442496 gene encoding acyl carrier protein 4, chloroplastic, translating into MASLSATSLSFKAPSIQSTRISQVLRKASTFQSISFGRFQSSKSLRLQISCAAKPETVQKVSDIVKEQLALSADTALTAESKFSALGADSLDTVEIVMALEEKFNISVEEADAQNITTIQEAADLIEDLVQKKPAA; encoded by the exons ATGGCTTCCTTGTCAGCCACTTCTCTAAGCTTCAAAGCTCCCTCCATACAATCAACTAGAATCTCTCAG GTGTTAAGGAAAGCCTCGACTTTTCAGTCTATCTCCTTTGGTCGTTTCCAGTCTTCAAAGAGCCTTCGTCTTCAAATCAGTTGCGCA GCAAAACCAGAGACAGTGCAGAAAGTTAGTGACATTGTAAAGGAGCAGTTAGCTTTGTCCGCTGACACTGCGCTCACTGCTGAGTCCAAATTCTCTGCTCTTGGCGCAGATTCTCTTGACACA GTGGAGATAGTGATGGCGTTGGAGGAAAAGTTTAACATAAGTGTGGAGGAAGCTGATGCTCAGAACATTACGACGATTCAAGAGGCGGCTGATTTGATTGAGGATCTTGTTCAGAAGAAACCTGCGGCCTAA
- the LOC106442504 gene encoding coiled-coil domain-containing protein SCD2-like isoform X1, translating into MARRRWEGSDNVGSANSSPAMSPSHRMTNNGGGISGRSTLRKQNAAELLAKVMEQRDYDYDYGDEEEDLYQVHLPPLSRDRKRDDKRVGKGTVRGKPAPPKRPVLIPPKFDDESDGDEPVKIPQKNVRVPVTKAPAVKFDDESDGDEPVKIPQKNVRVSAVRPVLLPPKFDDESDGDEVAADLPRNRVKIPEENASVQKEAPAGKLKVLSPPKFDGDEITANEVKNQVEEIPQKNASPALRVRVPAYSRRNPMEDSEQNGDRKVNVQFDVPAAKQSEAQLKYKKSFRFSSAETFAPYQEEDDREASALRDELDMLQEENDNILNKLQRAEERREAAQARARELEKQIASLGEGANFDVKLLKRKEAALRQREAALRAAEQKRDGRNKETDAFCEELQSLKEETEKAVEQLQDAQAETKSLRTMIHRTILTHEEMEEVVLKRCWLARYWELAVQHGIYKDIAPSRHEHWSALAPLPFEVVISAAQKPEDSWQTDGSDRTWSKVVSKFSDANGDGNIESMLAVETGLREIASLKVEDAIMLVFAGFRQKHVVRQSNTDPRVQGEPKFAEAFELSHDEKQDILFKEAWLMYYWKRAKIHSVESDIAEDRLKFWISRIAEQPTSHDAVDVERGMRELRKLGIEQQLWEASRAQLTDSTFPPSLSVSDFCDGDNQF; encoded by the exons ATGGCTCGGAGGAGGTGGGAGGGGTCGGATAATGTCGGCTCGGCTAATTCTTCACCTGCGATGTCTCCTTCTCATCGTATGACCAACAACGGAGGAGGAATCTCTGGTAGAAGCACGCTCCGGAAGCAAAACGCCGCCGAGCTACTCGCTAAAGTCATGGAGCAGCGTGACTACGACTATGATTACggcgacgaagaagaagatctgTACCAGGTGCATCTTCCTCCTCTCTCTCGGGATCGAAAGCGAGATGATAAGCGAGTCGGCAAGGGAACCGTCAGAGGTAAACCGGCTCCGCCGAAGAGACCGGTCTTAATCCCGCCTAAGTTTGACGACGAATCCGACGGCGATGAACCGGTGAAGATTCCTCAAAAGAACGTTAGAGTTCCGGTAACAAAAGCTCCGGCGGTTAAATTTGACGATGAATCCGACGGTGATGAACCGGTGAAGATTCCTCAAAAGAACGTTAGAGTTTCGGCGGTTAGACCCGTACTACTCCCGCCTAAATTTGACGATGAATCCGACGGTGACGAAGTCGCAGCCGATTTGCCACGGAATCGAGTGAAGATTCCTGAAGAGAATGCTAGTGTTCAGAAAGAAGCTCCGGCGGGGAAACTGAAAGTGTTATCTCCGCCTAAGTTCGACGGAGACGAGATCACAGCCAATGAGGTCAAGAATCAAGTGGAGGAGATTCCTCAAAAGAACGCTAGTCCTGCACTCAGGGTTAGAGTTCCGGCGTATTCGCGTCGGAATCCGATGGAGGATTCTGAGCAGAACGGCGACAGGAAAGTCAATGTTCAGTTTGACGTGCCGGCGGCGAAACAATCGGAGGCTCAgttaaagtataagaaaag TTTCAGGTTTAGCTCTGCAGAGACTTTTGCACCGTATCAGGAGGAAGATGATCGAGAAGCTTCGGCCTTGCGTGATGAA TTAGATATGCTTCAAGAAGAAAATGATAATATACTGAAtaag CTTCAACGCGCTGAAGAAAGACGAGAAGCAGCACAAGCAAGGGCTAGAGAACTAGAAAAACAG ATTGCTTCTCTAGGTGAAGGTGCAAATTTTGACGTCAAGCTCTTGAAAAG GAAAGAAGCAGCATTGCGTCAAAGAGAG GCAGCATTAAGGGCTGCTGAACAGAAAAGAGATGGAAGAAACAAGGAAACTGATGCCTTTTGTGAAGAACTTCAG AGCTTGAAAGAGGAAACTGAGAAGGCCGTGGAACAGCTCCAGGACGCTCAAGCTGAAACAAAGTCTCTTCGGACAATGATACATAGAACGATTTTGACTCACGAAGAAATG GAGGAAGTTGTTCTAAAGAGATGCTGGCTTGCTCGCTACTGGGAACTAGCTGTTCAACACG GAATTTATAAGGATATAGCTCCATCAAGACATGAACATTGGTCAGCTTTAGCTCCTCTTCCCTTTGAAGTAGTAATTTCCGCGGCCCAAAAGCCTGAAGATTCCTGGCAGACAG ATGGTAGCGATCGCACTTGGAGCAAAGTCGTTAGTAAATTCAGTGATGCAAATGGAGACGGGAACATAGAGAGTATGCTTGCTGTTGAAACGGGTTTGCGTGAGATAGCATCCTTGAAG GTAGAGGATGCTATAATGCTTGTATTTGCGGGGTTCAGACAAAAACATGTGGTCCGACAATCCAACACTG ATCCCAGGGTGCAAGGAGAGCCTAAGTTTGCTGAAGCATTTG AGTTGAGCCACGATGAGAAACAGGATATTCTCTTTAAAGAG GCATGGCTGATGTACTACTGGAAAAGAGCTAAAATTCACAGCGTGGAAAGTGATATCGCGGAAGACCGTCTTAAGTTCTGGATCAGCCGTATCGCAGAACAGCCAACATCACATGATGCAGTTGATG TGGAACGAGGTATGAGGGAGCTAAGGAAACTTGGAATAGAACAACAATTGTGGGAAGCATCTCGCGCACAACTCACCGACTCCACTTTTCCTCCTTCTCTTTCAGTTTCTGACTTCTGTGATGGTGACAACCAGTTCTAA
- the LOC106442504 gene encoding coiled-coil domain-containing protein SCD2-like isoform X2, producing MARRRWEGSDNVGSANSSPAMSPSHRMTNNGGGISGRSTLRKQNAAELLAKVMEQRDYDYDYGDEEEDLYQVHLPPLSRDRKRDDKRVGKGTVRGKPAPPKRPVLIPPKFDDESDGDEPVKIPQKNVRVPVTKAPAVKFDDESDGDEPVKIPQKNVRVSAVRPVLLPPKFDDESDGDEVAADLPRNRVKIPEENASVQKEAPAGKLKVLSPPKFDGDEITANEVKNQVEEIPQKNASPALRVRVPAYSRRNPMEDSEQNGDRKVNVQFDVPAAKQSEAQLKYKKRFSSAETFAPYQEEDDREASALRDELDMLQEENDNILNKLQRAEERREAAQARARELEKQIASLGEGANFDVKLLKRKEAALRQREAALRAAEQKRDGRNKETDAFCEELQSLKEETEKAVEQLQDAQAETKSLRTMIHRTILTHEEMEEVVLKRCWLARYWELAVQHGIYKDIAPSRHEHWSALAPLPFEVVISAAQKPEDSWQTDGSDRTWSKVVSKFSDANGDGNIESMLAVETGLREIASLKVEDAIMLVFAGFRQKHVVRQSNTDPRVQGEPKFAEAFELSHDEKQDILFKEAWLMYYWKRAKIHSVESDIAEDRLKFWISRIAEQPTSHDAVDVERGMRELRKLGIEQQLWEASRAQLTDSTFPPSLSVSDFCDGDNQF from the exons ATGGCTCGGAGGAGGTGGGAGGGGTCGGATAATGTCGGCTCGGCTAATTCTTCACCTGCGATGTCTCCTTCTCATCGTATGACCAACAACGGAGGAGGAATCTCTGGTAGAAGCACGCTCCGGAAGCAAAACGCCGCCGAGCTACTCGCTAAAGTCATGGAGCAGCGTGACTACGACTATGATTACggcgacgaagaagaagatctgTACCAGGTGCATCTTCCTCCTCTCTCTCGGGATCGAAAGCGAGATGATAAGCGAGTCGGCAAGGGAACCGTCAGAGGTAAACCGGCTCCGCCGAAGAGACCGGTCTTAATCCCGCCTAAGTTTGACGACGAATCCGACGGCGATGAACCGGTGAAGATTCCTCAAAAGAACGTTAGAGTTCCGGTAACAAAAGCTCCGGCGGTTAAATTTGACGATGAATCCGACGGTGATGAACCGGTGAAGATTCCTCAAAAGAACGTTAGAGTTTCGGCGGTTAGACCCGTACTACTCCCGCCTAAATTTGACGATGAATCCGACGGTGACGAAGTCGCAGCCGATTTGCCACGGAATCGAGTGAAGATTCCTGAAGAGAATGCTAGTGTTCAGAAAGAAGCTCCGGCGGGGAAACTGAAAGTGTTATCTCCGCCTAAGTTCGACGGAGACGAGATCACAGCCAATGAGGTCAAGAATCAAGTGGAGGAGATTCCTCAAAAGAACGCTAGTCCTGCACTCAGGGTTAGAGTTCCGGCGTATTCGCGTCGGAATCCGATGGAGGATTCTGAGCAGAACGGCGACAGGAAAGTCAATGTTCAGTTTGACGTGCCGGCGGCGAAACAATCGGAGGCTCAgttaaagtataagaaaag GTTTAGCTCTGCAGAGACTTTTGCACCGTATCAGGAGGAAGATGATCGAGAAGCTTCGGCCTTGCGTGATGAA TTAGATATGCTTCAAGAAGAAAATGATAATATACTGAAtaag CTTCAACGCGCTGAAGAAAGACGAGAAGCAGCACAAGCAAGGGCTAGAGAACTAGAAAAACAG ATTGCTTCTCTAGGTGAAGGTGCAAATTTTGACGTCAAGCTCTTGAAAAG GAAAGAAGCAGCATTGCGTCAAAGAGAG GCAGCATTAAGGGCTGCTGAACAGAAAAGAGATGGAAGAAACAAGGAAACTGATGCCTTTTGTGAAGAACTTCAG AGCTTGAAAGAGGAAACTGAGAAGGCCGTGGAACAGCTCCAGGACGCTCAAGCTGAAACAAAGTCTCTTCGGACAATGATACATAGAACGATTTTGACTCACGAAGAAATG GAGGAAGTTGTTCTAAAGAGATGCTGGCTTGCTCGCTACTGGGAACTAGCTGTTCAACACG GAATTTATAAGGATATAGCTCCATCAAGACATGAACATTGGTCAGCTTTAGCTCCTCTTCCCTTTGAAGTAGTAATTTCCGCGGCCCAAAAGCCTGAAGATTCCTGGCAGACAG ATGGTAGCGATCGCACTTGGAGCAAAGTCGTTAGTAAATTCAGTGATGCAAATGGAGACGGGAACATAGAGAGTATGCTTGCTGTTGAAACGGGTTTGCGTGAGATAGCATCCTTGAAG GTAGAGGATGCTATAATGCTTGTATTTGCGGGGTTCAGACAAAAACATGTGGTCCGACAATCCAACACTG ATCCCAGGGTGCAAGGAGAGCCTAAGTTTGCTGAAGCATTTG AGTTGAGCCACGATGAGAAACAGGATATTCTCTTTAAAGAG GCATGGCTGATGTACTACTGGAAAAGAGCTAAAATTCACAGCGTGGAAAGTGATATCGCGGAAGACCGTCTTAAGTTCTGGATCAGCCGTATCGCAGAACAGCCAACATCACATGATGCAGTTGATG TGGAACGAGGTATGAGGGAGCTAAGGAAACTTGGAATAGAACAACAATTGTGGGAAGCATCTCGCGCACAACTCACCGACTCCACTTTTCCTCCTTCTCTTTCAGTTTCTGACTTCTGTGATGGTGACAACCAGTTCTAA
- the LOC106442518 gene encoding magnesium protoporphyrin IX methyltransferase, chloroplastic: MTIAPSLLSSSSSVSQFLPGFPTSARFNVAASRSRAVTVVAASVTDLSSVDSTTIAVLGGGSVAALATIVSLTDPERRRKLQAEEVGGGDKEVVREYFNSTGFERWRKIYGETDEVNRVQKDIRIGHAKTVEKTMLMLTEEGSLAGVTVCDAGCGTGLLSIPLAKEGAIVSASDISAAMVAEAEMKAKQQLGSENLPRFEVNDLESLSGKYNTVVCLDVLIHYPQSKADGMIAHLASLAEKRVILSFAPKTFYYDILKRIGELFPGPSKATRAYLHSEADVENALRKVGWRISKRGLITTQFYFSRLIEAVPM; encoded by the exons ATGACGATTGCTCCTTCCTtgttatcatcatcttcctcagtCTCTCAGTTCCTCCCTGGATTCCCAACCTCCGCTAGGTTCAATGTAGCCGCTTCACGGAGCAGAGCCGTCACCGTCGTCGCTGCATCCGTCACCGACCTATCCAGCGTAGACAGCACGACCATCGCCGTACTCGGAGGCGGATCAGTCGCAGCTCTGGCGACGATCGTTTCCTTGACGGATCCGGAGAGGAGGCGGAAGCTGCAGGCGGAGGAAGTCGGAGGAGGCGACAAGGAGGTGGTGAGGGAGTATTTCAACAGCACGGGGTTCGAGCGGTGGAGGAAGATCTACGGCGAGACTGACGAAGTGAACCGCGTTCAGAAGGATATACGAATCGGCCACGCCAAAACGGTTGAGAAAACGATGCTCATGCTGACGGAAGAAGGTTCGTTAGCCGGCGTAACGGTCTGCGACGCTGGCTGCGGAACAGGTCTGCTCTCGATTCCACTTGCTAAGGAAGGCGCGATCGTCTCCGCTAGCGATATCTCTGCAGCTATGGTCGCCGAAGCTGAGATGAAG GCAAAGCAGCAGTTAGGATCAGAGAATCTACCGAGATTTGAAGTGAATGATTTAGAGAGCCTAAGTGGGAAGTATAACACTGTTGTATGCCTAGACGTGCTCATACATTACCCTCAGAGCAAAGCAGACGGGATGATCGCACACCTCGCTTCGTTAGCGGAGAAGAGAGTGATTCTGAGCTTTGCACCGAAGACGTTCTATTACGATATCTTGAAGAGGATTGGTGAGCTTTTCCCAGGTCCTTCAAAGGCTACAAGGGCTTATCTACACTCGGAGGCTGATGTTGAAAATGCTTTGCGTAAGGTTGGGTGGAGAATCAGCAAGAGAGGACTCATTACCACTCAGTTCTACTTCTCTAGGCTCATCGAAGCAGTTCCAATGTAG
- the LOC106442533 gene encoding chromophore lyase CRL, chloroplastic, whose protein sequence is MGTGSGSDPESSSSGWSRAPGLVVKTLVLIGGAVLLKRLTKSTTRWDHSHVVSRSLSGEKFSKEQASRDPDNYFNIRMMSCPAAEMVDGSQVLYLEQAFWRTPQKPFRQRLYMVKPCPKELKCDVEVSSYAIRDAEEYKNFCDRPKDQRPLPEEVIGDIGEHLTTIQLSCCDRGKRCLYEGSAPPGGFPNSWNGASYCTSDLTVLKNNEIHLWDRGFDDDGNQVWGPKEGPYEFKPAPSSSSINSDVFSPLNIFPQSALDKPIKGSFILQE, encoded by the exons atggGTACCGGGTCAGGTTCGGATCCGGAGTCGAGTTCGTCCGGGTGGAGCAGGGCTCCTGGTTTGGTAGTGAAGACGCTGGTTCTGATCGGCGGCGCCGTTCTCCTGAAGCGTCTCACGAAATCCACCACTCGCTGGGACCACTCTCACGTCGTCTCTCGCTCTCTCAGCGGCGAAAAG TTTTCTAAGGAGCAAGCATCAAGGGATCCTGATAATTACTTCAACATAAG AATGATGAGCTGCCCAGCAGCTGAGATGGTGGATGGTTCGCAGGTTTTGTATCTCGAACAG GCATTTTGGAGAACTCCTCAGAAACCCTTTCGGCAA AGATTGTATATGGTTAAGCCTTGCCCAAAGGAACTGAAATGTGATGTTGAG GTGAGCTCATATGCAATCAGAGATGCTGAGGAGTACAAAAATTTCTGTGACCGCCCAAAGGACCAACGCCCACTTCCCGAAGAAGTTATTGGT GACATAGGAGAGCATTTGACAACCATACAACTTAGCTGTTGCGACCGGGGAAAGCGTTGCTTGTATGAAGGATCAGCTCCACCTGGTGGTTTCCCAAATTCATGg AATGGTGCAAGCTATTGTACATCTGATCTTACAGTCCTGAAAAACAATGAGATACATCTCTGGGATCGCGGGTTTGATGATGATGGAAACCAG GTGTGGGGACCAAAGGAAGGCCCGTACGAGTTCAAACCGGCGCCTTCATCGTCAAGCATCAACAGCGATGTGTTCTCTCCTTTGAATATATTTCCTCAATCTGCACTTGATAAACCAATCAAAGGATCCTTCATTTTGCAAGAGTAG
- the LOC111214248 gene encoding respiratory burst oxidase homolog protein C-like, translating into MERPVSFDVTDYNPEGDDWSNDLIPHRDSMSRPSSPPIHQNPEMKSPEDATEYVTITLDIEGNNVVVEENAEPMVRRQQGSRKKSVVNRRTLDEPSRSKFDSSEALKGLKMFISMTDAGWIAVERRFDKMTAKTGGLLDPLNFGECLGINSKEFALGLFYTLASQRDISCEGVSKSELLELWCQINDQCFDSRLRMFFDMADKDGDGRLSEEEVKQFIRLTASANTQSTTQNMVDKYAAMIMKELDPYDFGYIMMESLKELLLDVETLSENKITSTDQETKKPTTKRWYKVIRDIPSSSLIPCLKKTSSTKKT; encoded by the exons ATGGAGAGACCAGTGAGCTTTGACGTGACCGACTATAACCCGGAGGGAGATGACTGGAGCAACGACTTAATACCCCACAGAGATTCGATGAGCAGACCATCGTCACCACCGATCCACCAAAATCCGGAAATGAAAAGCCCTGAGGACGCAACGGAGTACGTGACCATCACGCTAGACATTGAGGGAAACAACGTGGTCGTTGAGGAGAACGCAGAGCCGATGGTACGGAGGCAGCAAGGGTCGAGGAAGAAGTCTGTGGTGAATCGTCGTACACTCGATGAACCATCAAGATCGAAGTTTGACTCGTCAGAGGCCTTGAAAGGTCTTAAAATGTTCATCAGCATGACCGATGCTGGTTGGATCGCCGTGGAGAGGCGGTTTGATAAGATGACTGCCAAAACTGGTGGATTGCTAGATCCGTTAAATTTTGGTGAATGCCTAG GTATAAACTCGAAGGAATTTGCCTTGGGATTGTTTTACACATTGGCAAGTCAAAGAGATATATCATGTGAGGGGGTTAGTAAAAGTGAACTATTGGAATTATGGTGTCAAATAAATGATCAATGCTTTGACTCCAGGCTTAGGATGTTCTTTGACAT GGCAGATAAGGATGGTGATGGTAGACtatcagaagaagaagttaaACAG TTTATAAGGCTTACTGCATCCGCAAACACTCAATCCACCACACAGAACATGGTTGATAAATATGCAGCAATGATCATGAAAGAGCTTGATCCATATGATTTTGGATACATCATG atGGAAAGTCTTAAGGAATTACTGCTGGATGTGGAAACACtctctgaaaataaaataacaagtaCTGATCAGGAAACAAAGAAGCCTACAACAAAGAGATGGTACAAAGTTATTCGAGACATCCCATCCTCCTCTTTGATTCCTTGCTTGAAGAAGACATCATCTACAAAGAAGACATGA
- the LOC106442544 gene encoding superoxide dismutase [Fe] 1, chloroplastic yields MAASAAVTANYVLKPPPYPLDALEPHMSKQTLEFHWGKHHRAYVDNLKKQVLGSELEGKPLEHIIQNTYNNGDLLPPFNNAAQAWNHEFFWESMKPGGGGKPSGELLALLERDFTSYEKFYDEFNAAAATQFGAGWAWLAYADNKLKVVKTPNAVNPLVLGSFPLLTIDVWEHAYYLDFQNRRPDYIKTFMNNLVSWEAVSSRLEAAKAASS; encoded by the exons ATGGCTGCTTCAGCTGCTGTAACCGCAAACTACGTCCTCAAGCCACCTCCATACCCTCTG GATGCTTTGGAGCCGCATATGAGCAAACAAACTCTGGAGTTTCACTGGGGAAAACATCACAGGGCTTATGTGGACAACCTCAAGAAACAGGTTCTTGGATCCGAGCTCGAAGGCAAGCCCTTGGAGCATATCATCCAAAACACTTACAACAACGGCGACCTCCTCCCTCCTTTCAACAACGCTGCTCAG GCGTGGAACCACGAGTTCTTCTGGGAATCAATGAAACCCGGTGGTGGAGGAAAACCATCAGGAGAGCTTCTTGCTCTGCTTGAAAGAGATTTCACTTCTTATGAGAAGTTCTATGATGAGTTCAATGCTGCTGCCGCCACTCAGTTTGGAGCTGGCTGGGCCTGGCTTGCTT ACGCAGACAACAAACTCAAAGTAGTGAAAACTCCAAATGCTGTGAACCCCCTTGTGCTTGGCTCTTTC CCATTGCTTACCATTGATGTCTGGGAG CATGCATACTATCTCGACTTCCag AACCGCAGACCGGATTACATAAAGACATTCATGAACAATCTTGTGTCTTGGGAGGCTGTTAGTTCCAGACTTGAGGCTGCCAAGGCTGCTTCTTCCTGA
- the LOC106442563 gene encoding metacaspase-2 yields MLLLVDCSSCRTPLHLPPGATRIRCSICHAFTLVAPEPHHQSHAPASPLPFSNSFTFPPPSSSLYPPVPSPSVYPPPTLSHSLSAPSAFSHVPSAPSPFSHAPPAPSPFNHFPPAQAPVSHSSFNHAHLAPSPYNHAPTGPPPPVHGEKRAVIVGVSYKDTENELKGCINDAKCMKFMLMKRFKFPESCILMLTEEEADPLRWPTRNNITMAMHWLVLGCKPGDSLVFHFSGHGNNQADLNGDEVDGFDETLLPVDHATSGVIVDDEINATLVRPLPYGVKLHAIIDACHSGTVMDLPYLCRMERPGKYEWEDHRPPSGMWKGSSGGEVFSFTGCDDDQTSVDTPQLSGSAWTGAMTYAFIQAIERGQGTTYGSLLSAMRSTVHEIFDTNKGRELVEVDSDFLNTLLGLLILGAAPSAGEEAPQKTQEPQLSANEAFDVYKKPFSL; encoded by the exons ATGTTGTTGCTGGTGGACTGCTCTAGCTGCCGTACGCCGCTTCACCTCCCTCCCGGAGCCACCAGGATTCGCTGCTCTATTTGCCACGCCTTCACTCTCGTCGCTCCTGAGCCCCACCACCAATCTCACGCTCCGGCGAGCCCTCTTCCTTTCTCCAACTCATTTACTTTTCCACCACCATCTTCTTCCCTATACCCACCGGTGCCGTCTCCGTCCGTCTACCCGCCGCCAACCTTAAGTCACTCATTATCGGCACCATCTGCTTTTAGTCACGTGCCTTCGGCACCGTCTCCGTTTAGTCACGCTCCACCTGCACCGTCTCCGTTCAATCATTTTCCGCCGGCACAAGCTCCTGTAAGCCACTCTTCTTTCAATCACGCGCATTTGGCACCGTCTCCGTACAATCACGCGCCGACGGGTCCTCCACCGCCGGTACATGGAGAGAAGCGAGCGGTGATCGTCGGGGTGTCTTATAAGGATACAGAGAACGAGTTGAAAGGGTGCATCAATGACGCTAAATGCATGAAGTTCATGTTGATGAAGCGTTTCAAGTTCCCCGAGTCTTGCATTCTTATGCTCACAG AAGAAGAAGCGGATCCATTAAGATGGCCAACGAGGAACAATATAACAATGGCAATGCATTGGCTGGTTTTGGGCTGCAAACCAGGAGATTCACTAGTCTTCCATTTCTCCGGTCATGGAAACAACCAAGCGGACCTCAACGGAGACGAGGTGGATGGCTTCGATGAGACTCTTCTTCCTGTTGACCACGCGACCTCAGGTGTCATTGTAGACGACGAGATCAATGCTACACTCGTACGTCCTCTCCCTTATGGAGTCAAGCTCCATGCCATCATTGACGCTTGTCATAGTGGCACCGTCATGGACTTGCCCTACCTTTGTAGAATGGAGAG ACCCGGAAAGTACGAGTGGGAAGACCATCGGCCTCCATCAGGGATGTGGAAAGGTTCGAGTGGCGGTGAAGTCTTCTCCTTCACTGGATGCGACGATGACCAGACCTCAGTTGACACTCCT CAATTGTCGGGGAGTGCGTGGACGGGTGCAATGACGTATGCATTCATTCAAGCCATAGAACGTGGACAGGGAACTACTTATGGGAGCTTACTGAGTGCGATGCGATCAACAGTTCATGAGATCTTCGACACAAACAAAGGTAGAGAGCTTGTTGAAGTGGACAGCGATTTTCTCAATACTCTTCTTGGTTTGCTCATCTTAGGCGCTGCTCCATCTGCGGGTGAGGAAGCCCCACAAAAGACTCAG GAACCACAACTGAGCGCTAACGAGGCATTTGATGTGTACAAGAAGCCCTTCTCTTTGTGA
- the LOC106442570 gene encoding peptide methionine sulfoxide reductase (The RefSeq protein has 1 non-frameshifting indel compared to this genomic sequence): protein MLSLVASPPVISAASLSKPLQSLSKAALSLSKRAKPTSPFPKTARSISVYKSPMNNLFTRLGFGSRPQPDPAASAAIAQGPDDDVPSPGQQFAQFGAGCFWGAELAYQRVPGVTKTEVGYSHGFVDNPSYEDVCSETTGHNEIVRVQYDPKEVSFESLLDVFWKRHDPTTLNRQGNDVGTRYRSGIYFYTDEQEKLAREAMEKQQKILNRKIVTEILPATKFYRAENYHQQYLAKGGRMGLSQSAEKGCNDPIRCYG from the exons ATGCTATCTCTCGTCGCCTCTCCTCCGGTAATCTCCGCCGCGTCTCTCTCTAAACCTCTCCAGTCTCTCTCCAAAGCTGCACTCTCTCTATCCAAAAGAGCCAAACCCACTTCCCCTTTCCCCAAAACCGCTCGATCCATCTCCGTCTATAAATCTCCGATGAACAACCTCTTCACCAGGCTCGGATTCGGGTCTCGTCCCCAACCCGACCCGGCTTCCGCCGCAATCGCGCAAGGACCCGACGACGATGTTCCGTCTCCAGGTCAGCAATTCGCGCAATTCGGCGCCGGTTGCTTCTGGGGAGCGGAATTGGCGTACCAGAGGGTTCCAGGCGTGACGAAGACGGAGGTTGGGTATAGCCATGGATTCGTCGATAATCCGAGCTACGAGGATGTCTGTTCGGAGACGACGGGACATAACGAGATTGTTCGGGTTCAGTACGATCCGAAAGAGGTCAGCTTTGAGAGCTTGCTCGATGTTTTCTGGAAGCGTCATGATCCGACCACGTTGAATCGCCAG GGGAATGATGTGGGGACGAGGTACAGATCGGGCATATACTTCTACACAGACGAGCAAGAGAAGTTAGCTCGTGAAGCAATGGAGAAACAGCAGAAGATCTTGAACAGGAAGATTGTGACTGAGATACTTCCCGCCACTAAATTCTACAGAGCAGAAAACTACCACCAGCAGTACCTGGCAAAAGGTGGTCGCATGGGTCTCAGTCAATCTGCTGAGAAAGGTTGCAACGATCCAATCCGATGCTATGGCTAA